In Spiroplasma litorale, a single genomic region encodes these proteins:
- a CDS encoding DNA translocase FtsK: MENLNNNNQDSDRTVAFSLQKKQRRSDSVSWIISALILFFLNTISLGRITIVGQFLDDVIFTFPFGWFKYFLYLLNFIIAFSIYFGIKFKAKKRFLAMIATTFIMLCWLISSIIFIVAYAKESDSFVVKNYWTDSIFLDSIKSYTNNWFINSLWNTEHNFIIARPESYFTVWAGGGIIGTLLCGVFSYLTIYGSFIAALFLFFINSLWIFTGDPFYVLKPKSKRKTNRLRILSLRKIDPSKSKEHRKSKNKGYKNIFTLIDVEDDITFDEKMVLSSIKESDITIELPSFNKQKKIHIYDSTNENFYKGDFSELNNYEFINNENNNFNHFDNHEYYESNRGMNSVQDYGVDDNFHNPINNNQNYQNNNLNNQNYNDYNFGVEENYNDFDEPIIKDNSLLTQNRNKNRPTNKYDEVARKKFDLESKITPFGGNGQTVELANELKKVSKSKSIDETKYNTGQITLDQYINDAKEEQVQKKHNDRYYDYTSPIQDSFARTIVGGIYNYDGTPVRQMEVDKRKATNKKMYVNESYRLPQFDILNKDTQNEKEYDVLRDYANQKAKLIEETFTQFGVSAKVSNINIGPSVTKFEITPSSGTKVNSIIGLENDLKLALASQNLRIEAPIQGKPAVGLEVPNEATMLVGLRSVIEKAPIQKINSKILFAIGKTVTGDLLFGELDKMPHLLVAGSTGSGKSVMINGIICSFLMRSKPHEVKFLMIDPKKVELSIYSSIPHLLAPVISDMNLANNALKKVISEMERRYALFTSEGTKNIDGYNSKQSKTENKLPYYVIIIDELADLMMTANKKDVEDSIMRLTQMARAAGIHLIVATQRPSTDVITGVIKSNIPTRIAFSVTSSIDSRTILDSMGAEKLIGKGDLLYMAPGSNLLTRAQGAFISDNEIEKLVLHCKSQQQQLFDDEFLSLEEENNSYANTQSMQKDPMFNEIKAFVVKEQRASTSLLQRRFSIGYNRAAKIIDELEMCGVIGPQNGAKPREVYIKNEDIY; encoded by the coding sequence ATGGAAAATCTTAATAATAACAACCAGGATTCAGATAGAACCGTTGCCTTTTCTTTGCAAAAAAAGCAAAGACGTAGTGATTCAGTATCTTGGATAATAAGTGCTTTAATATTGTTTTTTTTAAACACAATATCATTAGGAAGAATTACAATTGTTGGACAATTTCTTGATGATGTTATTTTTACGTTCCCTTTTGGATGATTTAAATACTTTTTATATCTATTAAATTTTATTATTGCTTTTTCAATATACTTTGGAATAAAATTCAAAGCCAAAAAAAGATTTTTAGCAATGATTGCTACAACCTTTATAATGCTTTGTTGACTGATATCTTCAATTATTTTTATTGTAGCTTATGCAAAAGAATCAGATTCATTTGTTGTTAAAAATTATTGAACAGATTCAATTTTTTTAGATTCAATTAAATCTTATACAAATAACTGGTTTATAAACTCATTATGAAATACCGAACATAACTTTATTATTGCAAGGCCAGAAAGTTACTTTACCGTTTGAGCTGGAGGCGGAATTATAGGTACTCTTTTATGTGGAGTATTTTCATATTTAACAATTTATGGTTCATTCATAGCTGCTTTATTTTTATTTTTTATTAACTCTCTTTGAATATTTACAGGAGATCCATTCTATGTGCTTAAGCCTAAAAGTAAAAGAAAAACAAATCGTCTCAGAATTTTATCACTTAGAAAAATTGATCCTTCAAAAAGTAAAGAACACAGAAAAAGCAAAAATAAAGGTTATAAAAATATATTTACATTAATTGATGTTGAAGATGATATAACTTTTGATGAAAAAATGGTATTGTCTTCAATTAAGGAATCAGATATAACAATTGAACTTCCTAGTTTCAATAAACAAAAAAAGATACACATATATGATTCAACAAATGAAAACTTCTACAAAGGAGATTTTTCAGAGTTAAATAATTATGAGTTTATAAATAACGAAAATAATAATTTTAATCATTTTGATAACCATGAATATTATGAATCAAATAGGGGAATGAACTCAGTTCAAGATTATGGTGTTGATGACAACTTCCATAATCCAATTAACAATAATCAAAACTATCAAAACAATAATTTAAACAATCAAAATTATAATGATTACAATTTTGGTGTTGAAGAAAATTATAATGATTTTGATGAACCAATAATAAAAGATAATAGTTTATTAACTCAAAATAGAAATAAAAATAGACCCACAAACAAATATGACGAAGTTGCAAGAAAAAAATTTGATTTAGAATCAAAAATAACTCCGTTTGGAGGCAATGGACAAACTGTTGAACTGGCAAATGAACTTAAAAAAGTAAGTAAAAGTAAATCAATAGATGAAACTAAATATAATACAGGTCAAATAACATTGGACCAATATATAAATGACGCAAAAGAAGAACAAGTTCAAAAAAAACACAATGATAGATATTATGATTACACTTCACCAATTCAAGATTCTTTTGCTAGAACTATAGTTGGTGGAATTTACAATTATGATGGTACACCAGTTAGACAAATGGAAGTAGATAAAAGAAAAGCAACTAATAAAAAAATGTATGTTAATGAATCTTACAGACTTCCACAATTTGATATCTTAAATAAAGATACTCAAAATGAAAAAGAATATGATGTTTTGAGAGACTATGCAAATCAAAAAGCTAAATTAATAGAAGAAACATTTACACAATTTGGAGTTAGTGCAAAAGTTTCGAATATAAACATTGGTCCAAGTGTAACTAAATTTGAAATAACACCTTCATCTGGTACAAAAGTAAATTCAATTATTGGATTAGAAAATGATTTAAAACTTGCGTTGGCAAGTCAAAACTTGAGAATTGAAGCACCAATTCAAGGAAAACCAGCGGTTGGACTAGAAGTACCAAATGAAGCAACAATGTTGGTTGGTTTAAGAAGTGTTATTGAAAAAGCACCAATTCAGAAAATTAACTCAAAAATATTATTTGCAATTGGTAAAACTGTAACTGGGGATTTATTATTTGGTGAACTTGATAAAATGCCACATTTACTTGTTGCTGGTTCAACTGGTAGTGGAAAATCAGTTATGATAAATGGTATTATTTGTTCATTTTTGATGAGATCAAAACCACATGAAGTTAAATTTTTAATGATAGACCCTAAAAAAGTTGAATTATCAATTTATTCTTCAATTCCTCATCTTTTAGCTCCAGTAATAAGTGATATGAATCTTGCAAATAATGCTTTGAAAAAAGTTATTAGTGAAATGGAAAGAAGATACGCTTTATTTACAAGTGAAGGAACTAAAAATATTGACGGTTATAATTCAAAACAATCTAAAACTGAAAATAAACTACCATACTATGTAATAATAATAGATGAACTTGCCGACTTGATGATGACTGCAAACAAAAAAGATGTAGAAGATTCAATAATGAGATTAACTCAAATGGCAAGAGCTGCTGGAATTCATTTAATAGTCGCAACCCAAAGACCTTCAACTGATGTTATAACAGGAGTTATTAAATCAAATATCCCAACAAGAATTGCATTTTCAGTAACTTCTTCAATTGATTCTAGAACAATTCTTGATTCAATGGGAGCAGAAAAACTAATTGGTAAAGGTGACTTATTATACATGGCACCTGGAAGTAATTTGTTAACTAGAGCTCAAGGAGCTTTCATAAGTGATAATGAAATTGAAAAACTTGTTCTTCATTGTAAATCTCAACAACAACAATTATTTGATGATGAGTTCTTAAGTTTAGAAGAAGAAAATAATAGTTATGCAAATACTCAATCAATGCAAAAAGATCCAATGTTTAATGAAATTAAAGCATTTGTCGTTAAAGAACAAAGAGCTTCAACAAGTTTATTACAACGTAGATTTAGTATTGGTTACAATAGGGCTGCAAAAATAATTGATGAACTTGAAATGTGTGGTGTTATTGGACCTCAAAACGGTGCAAAACCAAGAGAAGTTTATATTAAAAATGAAGATATTTATTAA
- a CDS encoding ribonuclease J, translated as MAEIKFMALGGQDERGKNLFIVSIDDQFFIFDSGMRFPERSVLGIDVVIPNFDFLKENIKKIKGIFISNPSSSNAGSISYILRDIDVPVYCNELTTIVLKYRNLKYRIKNRENNFKIIKDKDILKFGKDLTVEIFRTTSMFPESFGFAIHTNSGSIVYAGDYIMDGNEQSYFSTDMNHLTDISKKGVLALISDSEYASRIGYTVPNHRIEKYISGPMKDKKKRLVLCLFEEDVFKLFEIINQAKQTDRKIAIYGKTISKVIESKTIQESLQFYDKDIISVEEFMKSSDGILLITGAGDLLYSRLAKIAAGNDEVIEFTENDTIILATPPSAGVEKRHAEILDELARTNAKLISLSDRNIWTMRASYEDIKLMTRIMKPKAFIPVKGLHKDFLSAEKAAIEAGVKPENIELIKNGQVLKIFPDGKLVVANQKIKNADIFVDGIGAGDIGAIVLNERKQLATDGAVIIGANILEKNKELCSLIDIQMRGVVYIVDDNPIFKLMQKQIVDILNRAKEEWTLKPESFDLNQIKKDIVSKVRSVIKQETGKQPIILVMINELPNTVYEPKIRQKSNNN; from the coding sequence ATGGCAGAAATTAAATTTATGGCTTTAGGGGGCCAAGACGAAAGAGGTAAAAATTTATTTATAGTTAGTATAGATGACCAATTTTTTATATTCGATTCTGGAATGCGCTTTCCAGAAAGAAGTGTTTTAGGAATTGATGTAGTAATTCCAAATTTTGATTTTTTAAAAGAAAACATTAAGAAAATAAAAGGTATTTTTATATCTAATCCAAGTTCAAGTAATGCTGGATCAATTAGTTATATACTAAGAGATATTGATGTTCCGGTATATTGTAATGAATTAACAACAATAGTTTTAAAATATAGAAACTTAAAATATAGAATAAAAAATAGAGAAAATAATTTTAAAATTATTAAGGATAAAGATATTCTTAAATTCGGTAAAGATTTAACCGTTGAAATATTTAGAACTACTTCAATGTTTCCAGAATCATTTGGATTTGCAATTCACACCAATTCAGGAAGTATTGTATATGCAGGTGATTACATAATGGATGGTAATGAGCAATCATATTTTTCAACTGACATGAACCATTTAACAGATATTTCAAAAAAAGGAGTTTTGGCTTTAATTAGTGACTCAGAATATGCTTCTAGAATCGGATACACTGTCCCAAATCATAGAATTGAAAAATATATTTCAGGACCTATGAAAGATAAAAAGAAAAGACTTGTACTTTGTTTGTTTGAAGAAGATGTTTTTAAACTATTTGAAATAATAAATCAAGCAAAACAAACAGATAGAAAAATTGCAATATATGGAAAAACAATATCAAAAGTAATAGAGTCTAAGACAATTCAAGAAAGTCTTCAGTTTTATGATAAAGACATAATTTCAGTTGAAGAATTTATGAAATCTTCTGATGGGATTTTATTAATAACTGGGGCAGGTGATTTGTTATATTCTAGATTAGCAAAAATTGCTGCTGGTAATGACGAGGTAATTGAATTTACTGAAAATGACACAATTATATTAGCAACACCTCCATCAGCTGGTGTAGAAAAAAGACATGCTGAAATATTAGATGAATTAGCAAGAACTAATGCAAAATTAATATCTCTTTCAGATAGAAATATTTGAACAATGAGAGCTAGTTATGAAGATATTAAACTTATGACTAGAATAATGAAACCAAAAGCATTTATACCTGTTAAAGGATTACATAAAGACTTTTTATCAGCTGAAAAGGCTGCTATAGAAGCTGGGGTTAAACCAGAAAACATTGAATTAATAAAAAATGGTCAAGTATTAAAAATATTCCCAGATGGTAAATTAGTGGTAGCCAATCAAAAAATTAAAAATGCCGATATTTTTGTTGATGGAATTGGTGCTGGAGATATTGGAGCAATAGTTTTAAATGAACGTAAACAATTAGCAACTGATGGTGCTGTTATAATTGGTGCAAATATATTAGAAAAGAATAAAGAGTTATGTTCTTTGATTGATATACAAATGAGAGGTGTTGTTTACATTGTAGACGATAACCCAATTTTTAAATTGATGCAGAAGCAAATAGTGGACATTTTAAATAGGGCAAAAGAAGAATGAACACTAAAACCTGAAAGCTTCGATTTAAACCAAATTAAAAAGGACATAGTTTCAAAAGTTAGAAGTGTTATTAAACAAGAAACTGGTAAGCAACCAATTATATTGGTAATGATAAACGAACTACCAAATACTGTTTATGAACCAAAAATTAGACAAAAAAGTAACAACAATTAA
- a CDS encoding rhodanese-like domain-containing protein yields the protein MISPKDYFRVKNDVITFDVRTKTEYEMLPHFDWAINIEFTEFISNYLEYIKKYNPENKLIVTVCNAGNRSGQAADFLREHGIDALTLEGGIYNYNRKIK from the coding sequence ATGATTTCACCAAAAGATTACTTTAGAGTTAAAAACGATGTTATAACATTTGACGTAAGAACAAAAACTGAATATGAAATGTTGCCTCATTTTGATTGAGCAATAAATATTGAGTTTACTGAATTTATAAGCAATTACTTAGAATATATTAAAAAATATAACCCAGAAAATAAACTTATTGTTACAGTTTGTAATGCAGGTAACAGAAGCGGACAGGCTGCTGATTTTTTAAGAGAACACGGTATAGATGCATTAACACTTGAGGGAGGAATTTATAACTATAATAGAAAAATTAAGTAG